One part of the Tenacibaculum sp. 190130A14a genome encodes these proteins:
- a CDS encoding ABC transporter permease/M1 family aminopeptidase gives MLFHLLKFEIQYQLKQKALIAFSILFGFLGYTLGSQGFSNKVAFNSSYEINYDVGLLSLGSVFIVMFFAISGFLRDKHHKTDALVFTSSLGKAQFFVSRFLGVYLFSLLTFSACFIGWYLGTQNPAIDASRLLEFNAFSYLNTWLLFAVPNIFIVTAIVSSVALLTQNNIATYVSAIGIYGLYFLTALFFNSPLLAGGVNASAETMQMAAIGDPFGLSAFLEQTQFWTRAEKNTQQLTLSGYFLANRLFWLGFTSILLFVSYTFFSYRISERKKKSRTVNTEKETALVPYHIIKTPQYAFKHSWKSFVSQLKMELNAVRKSLPFLAIIGMWIVIVFTEIYSRINQGGTYNESLYPTTSLLVWLIKDPLPYISILAVVFYGGELIWREKETKFDGILYGTPTPTSVFFLAKTVALILLPCLLISISILIAIGFQIQLGYDFLDFTTYASLFYFSGIGILFYILLSVFMQSVFPNKYFGMTAVGVFILLFNTSILGIENPLFRIGALPRVEHTLMNGFSDAAKEFHYYAITWLSLAVILTLLAYKLWQRNNAFSFKNHWINLQKPWKKWQLIALSLLGILFLSSASAVYYNSQVIGDFETREAALDKREAYERMYKQYDTPRQLIPVDMKTEIHLFPEEEAYTVKVNFVLENRGAIAVENLLITEVIPTSKMQLEKGRLKKDDTIHEVKLFEFETPIQPKECINYSYEIQYTKKGFVQNNNFVKNGTFLMRNNFDPILGYSTSYEIQNAYERSQRNLPKRATELESDNHFHSEDEGYIKIPIETVISTSKEQTAIAPGDLVKQWKEGERNYYQYKIAGNAIPFLAYFSAAYTTTQEEYKGIAIEQYYHQNHEYNIELISESTRQTIDYCQQYFGKFPYNHVRIAEVPGHWRFGGIALPGTIAMVADNLHLIDVSENPDFNLVAKRTIHEVAHQYWGHVLTPKNVDGGGLITEGLAKYTEAVVLEKMYGKKALWQLSKTANQRYFSGRSYATQAENSLYIEQGQSHLLYGKSLISLLALKDLVGEEKMNQAIKNVVDKFKELDEPQVLSTDLLDEFYQITPKEYHHLIDDWFQKIIRYDLKISSYTTEKVADASYQTRIKVQAKRFKTLADSSKKEIGINEPITIGLFDTQVQSANKEEVLYLQSHSIKANEAEIIIKTIKKPRFIAIDPYGSRPEKDRSDNIKEVE, from the coding sequence ATGCTATTCCACTTATTAAAATTTGAAATACAATATCAATTAAAACAAAAAGCACTTATTGCATTTAGTATTCTCTTTGGGTTTTTAGGATATACCCTAGGATCACAAGGATTTTCTAACAAAGTAGCTTTTAACTCTAGTTATGAAATCAATTACGATGTAGGCTTACTAAGCTTAGGAAGTGTCTTTATCGTGATGTTTTTTGCCATTAGCGGATTCTTAAGAGACAAACACCATAAAACCGATGCATTGGTATTTACCAGCTCTTTAGGTAAAGCACAATTTTTTGTGAGTCGATTTTTAGGCGTGTATCTATTTTCATTACTCACATTTAGTGCCTGTTTTATAGGCTGGTATTTAGGAACTCAAAATCCAGCTATAGATGCTAGTAGATTGTTAGAATTCAATGCGTTTTCCTATCTAAATACATGGCTGTTATTTGCTGTACCGAATATTTTTATAGTAACCGCTATTGTAAGTTCGGTGGCTTTGTTAACTCAAAACAATATCGCGACTTATGTAAGTGCTATAGGGATTTACGGACTCTATTTTTTAACGGCTTTATTTTTTAATTCACCTTTATTGGCGGGAGGAGTGAATGCTTCCGCAGAAACTATGCAAATGGCAGCAATAGGAGATCCGTTCGGATTATCAGCCTTTCTAGAACAAACCCAATTTTGGACACGCGCTGAAAAGAATACCCAACAACTAACGCTTTCAGGATATTTCTTAGCTAACCGACTTTTTTGGCTAGGTTTTACAAGCATACTTTTGTTCGTTTCGTATACCTTCTTTTCCTATAGAATTTCAGAAAGAAAAAAGAAGAGCAGAACTGTCAATACAGAAAAGGAAACAGCCTTAGTACCATATCATATCATAAAAACACCGCAATATGCTTTTAAACATAGTTGGAAGAGTTTTGTATCCCAATTAAAAATGGAATTGAATGCAGTACGCAAGAGCCTTCCCTTTTTAGCCATTATAGGCATGTGGATTGTAATTGTATTTACTGAAATTTATTCGCGTATCAATCAGGGAGGAACTTATAATGAAAGTCTGTATCCAACTACAAGTTTATTGGTATGGCTTATCAAAGATCCTTTGCCATATATCAGTATTCTAGCCGTAGTGTTTTATGGAGGAGAGCTTATTTGGAGAGAAAAAGAAACAAAATTCGACGGGATATTATACGGAACACCCACACCAACCTCGGTATTTTTCTTAGCAAAGACGGTGGCATTGATCTTATTACCATGCTTATTAATAAGTATCAGTATTTTAATAGCTATAGGATTTCAAATACAGTTGGGATATGATTTTCTAGATTTTACCACTTATGCTTCCTTGTTTTATTTTAGCGGAATCGGTATCCTTTTTTATATTCTACTCAGTGTATTTATGCAAAGTGTTTTTCCGAATAAATACTTCGGAATGACAGCAGTTGGGGTCTTTATTTTACTGTTTAATACCTCTATTTTAGGAATTGAAAACCCTTTGTTTAGAATTGGTGCGCTACCCCGCGTTGAGCACACCTTGATGAACGGATTTAGCGATGCTGCAAAAGAATTTCATTATTATGCCATTACTTGGTTAAGCTTGGCAGTAATCCTAACCTTGCTAGCCTATAAACTATGGCAACGAAATAATGCTTTTTCTTTTAAAAATCACTGGATCAATTTACAGAAACCATGGAAGAAATGGCAATTGATTGCTTTAAGTCTTTTAGGAATTCTCTTTTTATCAAGTGCTTCCGCAGTGTATTATAATTCACAGGTGATTGGCGATTTTGAAACCAGAGAAGCAGCCTTAGACAAGCGAGAAGCCTATGAGCGCATGTATAAACAATACGATACACCGAGGCAATTGATTCCGGTGGACATGAAAACAGAGATTCATTTGTTTCCAGAAGAAGAAGCGTATACAGTAAAAGTAAACTTTGTATTGGAAAATAGAGGAGCAATAGCCGTTGAAAATTTGTTGATTACGGAAGTTATTCCTACCTCAAAGATGCAATTAGAAAAGGGAAGGCTGAAAAAGGATGATACCATACACGAAGTAAAACTTTTTGAGTTTGAAACCCCAATTCAACCGAAGGAATGTATCAACTATAGTTATGAGATTCAATACACTAAAAAAGGATTTGTACAAAACAACAATTTCGTGAAAAATGGAACCTTTTTAATGCGAAATAACTTCGATCCGATTTTAGGTTATAGTACTTCGTATGAAATACAAAATGCCTATGAACGTTCGCAAAGAAATTTACCAAAAAGAGCAACGGAATTAGAGAGCGATAATCATTTTCATAGCGAAGATGAAGGTTATATAAAAATACCTATTGAAACGGTAATTTCTACTTCCAAAGAGCAAACCGCCATTGCTCCGGGAGATTTGGTAAAGCAATGGAAAGAGGGAGAACGAAACTATTACCAATACAAAATAGCTGGGAATGCCATTCCGTTTTTGGCATATTTCTCAGCAGCGTATACAACTACTCAAGAGGAGTACAAAGGGATTGCTATTGAACAATACTATCATCAAAATCATGAGTATAATATAGAACTGATTTCAGAAAGCACACGACAAACCATAGACTATTGTCAGCAATATTTTGGAAAGTTTCCGTACAACCATGTTCGCATTGCTGAGGTACCAGGACATTGGCGATTTGGAGGTATTGCTTTACCAGGAACCATTGCTATGGTAGCTGATAACTTGCATTTGATTGATGTAAGCGAAAACCCCGATTTTAATTTGGTAGCCAAACGAACCATTCATGAAGTAGCACATCAATATTGGGGACATGTGCTAACCCCTAAAAATGTAGATGGAGGAGGATTGATCACCGAAGGATTGGCCAAGTATACCGAAGCCGTAGTGTTAGAAAAAATGTATGGTAAAAAAGCGTTGTGGCAATTGAGTAAAACGGCCAATCAGCGTTATTTCTCAGGAAGATCCTACGCTACTCAAGCAGAGAATTCGTTGTATATAGAACAAGGACAATCCCATTTGTTATATGGAAAATCGTTGATTTCTTTATTGGCATTAAAAGATTTAGTCGGAGAAGAAAAAATGAATCAAGCCATTAAAAATGTCGTAGATAAATTTAAAGAGCTAGACGAACCTCAGGTGTTATCTACTGATTTGTTAGACGAGTTCTATCAGATCACTCCAAAAGAGTACCATCATTTAATAGACGATTGGTTTCAAAAAATCATTCGTTACGATTTAAAGATTAGCTCTTATACAACAGAAAAAGTTGCAGATGCTTCTTATCAAACTAGGATAAAGGTTCAAGCCAAGCGTTTTAAAACCTTAGCAGATAGTAGCAAAAAAGAGATTGGAATAAATGAACCTATTACCATTGGTTTGTTTGATACACAGGTGCAATCTGCTAACAAAGAAGAAGTATTGTATTTACAAAGTCATTCTATCAAAGCTAACGAAGCAGAAATTATAATCAAGACGATCAAAAAGCCTAGATTCATAGCTATTGATCCTTATGGAAGTAGACCAGAAAAAGACAGAAGTGATAATATAAAGGAGGTAGAGTAG
- a CDS encoding VOC family protein has translation MKLQSFTLQIFDPEETIEFYTTILGFTLIHELTKDGFIYYDFRFQNPDFYVRLQYDPLANKALYQEKMTDNYWKYSLFVDDIQEAYKYVLTQNLNIGAPFQFGDIGYLAHTTDTEQHKIEYIQKTFEQNGRLATKEQTALGLITIRTKDPVKILKFYEEVLNMKLFVRMYVNRGNGFTLYFLGAKDLEAPNPDIDAIENREWMYQQSHLFIEIQHFWGSEQDDNFKLEATQRTGLQSINFAGDLAILKERLSAQNISYKEEMNSIIFKTLDKHTIVVVGEE, from the coding sequence ATGAAATTACAAAGTTTCACATTGCAAATATTTGATCCTGAAGAAACAATAGAATTTTATACCACAATATTAGGATTTACATTGATACATGAATTAACTAAAGATGGGTTTATTTATTATGATTTTAGATTTCAGAATCCTGATTTTTATGTAAGATTGCAATATGACCCATTAGCTAATAAAGCGCTATATCAGGAAAAAATGACTGATAATTATTGGAAATATAGTCTGTTTGTAGATGATATTCAGGAAGCTTATAAATATGTGTTAACACAGAATTTGAATATAGGAGCACCTTTTCAATTTGGAGATATTGGCTATTTAGCACATACGACAGATACCGAACAGCACAAAATAGAATATATCCAAAAAACCTTTGAACAAAATGGAAGGTTAGCAACTAAGGAACAAACAGCATTAGGACTCATTACCATTCGTACCAAAGACCCTGTAAAGATTCTTAAGTTTTATGAAGAGGTTTTAAACATGAAACTCTTTGTGCGGATGTATGTGAATAGAGGTAACGGATTCACCTTGTATTTTTTAGGTGCTAAAGACTTAGAAGCTCCGAATCCAGATATAGATGCCATTGAAAACAGAGAATGGATGTACCAACAGAGTCATTTGTTTATTGAAATCCAACATTTCTGGGGTAGTGAACAGGATGACAATTTTAAACTAGAAGCTACTCAAAGAACAGGATTGCAAAGCATCAATTTTGCTGGAGACCTAGCTATTTTAAAAGAACGATTGTCGGCTCAAAACATTTCTTATAAAGAAGAAATGAATAGTATTATTTTTAAAACATTGGATAAGCATACCATTGTGGTAGTAGGAGAGGAGTAG
- a CDS encoding response regulator transcription factor, with the protein MRYIIIDDEPLAHQLIEGFCSMLPHLSLQKNCYNAIEAMQFLNSNTVDFMFLDLNMPKLKGFDFLRTLQNPPKVIVTTAYKEHALEGFELNVVDYLLKPFSFERMLTAINKVLSTTSESTTAATTTNTAPTSSNFFVKGDKKYHQVATENIMCIEAYGNYCKLHLKDDTVIISHEKISHFEAFLAPHNFIRVHKSYIVSVPKITVIEGNRIFIGDKIIPIGQTYKQEVIKFMK; encoded by the coding sequence ATGCGATATATTATTATTGATGACGAGCCTTTGGCACACCAACTTATAGAAGGGTTTTGCAGTATGCTACCTCATTTATCGCTACAAAAAAACTGTTATAATGCTATTGAAGCCATGCAGTTTTTGAATAGTAATACGGTTGATTTTATGTTTTTAGATTTAAACATGCCCAAGTTAAAAGGATTTGATTTTTTAAGGACATTACAAAACCCGCCTAAAGTGATTGTTACTACCGCTTATAAAGAGCATGCTTTAGAAGGGTTTGAATTGAATGTAGTTGATTATTTATTGAAGCCTTTTAGTTTTGAGCGCATGCTTACGGCTATTAATAAAGTACTTTCTACAACTTCCGAAAGTACTACTGCAGCTACCACTACAAATACAGCACCGACTTCGAGCAATTTCTTTGTAAAAGGGGATAAAAAATACCATCAGGTAGCAACAGAAAATATTATGTGTATTGAAGCTTATGGTAATTATTGTAAGCTGCATTTAAAAGATGATACCGTAATTATCAGTCATGAAAAAATATCTCATTTCGAAGCTTTCTTGGCACCACATAACTTTATACGCGTTCATAAATCTTATATTGTCAGTGTTCCTAAAATTACCGTTATTGAAGGAAATCGAATTTTTATAGGGGATAAAATCATTCCTATTGGTCAAACCTACAAACAAGAGGTTATAAAGTTTATGAAATAA
- a CDS encoding ATP-binding protein — protein sequence MKNLKKSFLFFIALLCSSFHQGQEKIDSLRLYSELVLHPNKGDDLISSYNFFKRVYIKSLNDDDKSETIYALWHIASAEFKMGFYNESEESSIKALELCDKMDDSEYLRDLKKGIYNHLGILYRRKKLTDEAIEFYRKTFELVRNKKDSITVFNNIANTYLDNRLYSKAKVILEGSLSQLNIEYDTILRALVLDNLGIVKSEINKEEGLNELKESLVLRKAKKNFSEVYLSYYNLSNFYRKNFELEKSKEYALKSLEIANGLNSVAYKQKTLGLLVELSDNEHVRLYKKINDSIIKAHEISSNKFAFLKYNTVKQEQETEHEKKQKQLFQFIGSLILLISFGGYFFYRERNKKKIVENVIQTEGRISKTVHDVIANDLYQIMSKIQLKDSATDEVLDDLDAVYLKARNISRDNYVIDEEMSFSEILNDMFESYQTNKVSIASQVNTFDWSGVSIHKRNMLYRVLKELLTNMAKYSEATLVTIVFKQKGKKVEVLYKDNGVGCLLTKRNGLVNAENRIKSVDGKIIFESEPGIGFITKIII from the coding sequence ATGAAAAATTTAAAGAAATCATTCCTTTTTTTTATTGCTTTATTGTGCAGTAGTTTTCATCAAGGACAAGAAAAAATAGATAGTTTAAGATTATACTCAGAATTGGTTTTGCATCCGAATAAAGGAGATGATTTGATAAGTTCCTATAATTTTTTTAAAAGGGTCTATATAAAATCTTTAAATGATGATGATAAATCAGAAACCATTTATGCCTTATGGCATATCGCTAGTGCAGAGTTTAAGATGGGATTTTATAATGAAAGCGAAGAATCATCGATAAAAGCGTTGGAGTTATGTGATAAAATGGATGATTCTGAATATTTAAGAGATTTAAAAAAGGGTATTTACAATCATTTAGGAATTCTTTACAGAAGAAAAAAACTTACAGATGAAGCTATAGAGTTTTACAGAAAAACTTTTGAATTGGTTAGGAACAAGAAGGATAGTATTACAGTATTCAATAATATAGCTAATACATATTTAGATAATAGGCTTTATTCAAAAGCAAAAGTAATATTAGAAGGTTCTTTAAGTCAATTAAATATTGAATATGATACAATTTTAAGAGCATTAGTTTTAGATAATTTAGGTATTGTAAAATCTGAAATAAATAAAGAGGAAGGATTAAACGAATTAAAAGAATCTTTAGTGTTAAGAAAAGCAAAAAAAAACTTTTCAGAGGTTTATTTGAGCTATTATAATTTATCAAATTTCTATAGGAAAAATTTTGAATTAGAAAAATCTAAGGAATATGCTTTAAAAAGTCTAGAGATAGCTAATGGGCTTAATAGTGTTGCATATAAGCAAAAAACATTAGGCTTATTAGTAGAGTTAAGTGATAATGAGCATGTAAGATTATATAAAAAAATAAACGACAGTATTATAAAGGCACATGAAATAAGTTCAAATAAGTTTGCTTTTTTAAAATATAATACTGTAAAACAAGAACAGGAAACTGAGCACGAAAAGAAACAAAAACAACTCTTTCAGTTTATAGGAAGCCTTATTCTTTTAATATCATTTGGAGGTTATTTCTTTTATAGAGAAAGAAATAAAAAGAAAATTGTTGAGAATGTAATTCAAACAGAAGGAAGGATTTCTAAAACAGTACACGATGTTATTGCCAATGATTTGTATCAAATAATGTCTAAAATACAGTTAAAAGATAGTGCTACAGATGAGGTTTTAGACGATTTAGATGCCGTTTATCTTAAAGCAAGGAATATTTCTAGAGATAATTATGTGATAGATGAGGAAATGAGTTTTTCTGAAATCTTAAATGATATGTTTGAAAGCTATCAAACCAACAAAGTGTCTATTGCCTCTCAGGTAAATACGTTCGATTGGTCTGGAGTTTCTATTCATAAAAGAAATATGCTCTATCGTGTTTTAAAAGAACTGTTAACCAATATGGCAAAATATAGCGAAGCTACTTTAGTAACAATTGTATTTAAGCAAAAAGGAAAAAAAGTAGAGGTCTTGTATAAAGATAATGGGGTTGGTTGTTTACTGACGAAACGAAATGGTTTGGTCAATGCGGAAAACCGTATAAAATCTGTCGATGGAAAAATTATTTTTGAATCAGAACCTGGAATTGGTTTTATAACAAAAATAATTATCTAA
- a CDS encoding sensor histidine kinase — MPQFNKILKAFGIGLLIVVPLIYLLERIGFIILPEDRPMETTIFGFVWWVIISVMIYHVSFFKKHKVILLKLLVLLISFIVLLIIDERINYPDNPISLLILLFFWVGLAHILFPKFVEKHGKIIIGYYVFILTIFSYFRFFQHETELYSTLKHDLFIPLLILPLPVLIGLWIYEQYKWIKSLQNEKSKAELALLKAQVNPHFFFNTLNNLYSLTVQNSDQAPGVILKLSDMMRYTIYEGKKELVSLKEEVAYLQNYIDLHKIRHHKNVVINFTHTIESDVKVAPLLFIILLENAFKHGVETLTEDAYIHIDLQSKDQKVLFSIENNFDDTDHNTVKGIGLENLKHRLDLLYPNKHQLTIHKTNTTFKGVLQLN, encoded by the coding sequence GTGCCACAATTCAACAAAATATTAAAAGCATTCGGTATAGGACTTCTTATTGTAGTTCCTTTGATATATCTATTAGAACGTATCGGTTTTATTATTCTACCTGAAGATCGCCCTATGGAAACTACTATTTTTGGGTTTGTTTGGTGGGTGATTATTTCTGTAATGATTTACCATGTTTCCTTTTTTAAGAAACATAAAGTGATCCTTTTAAAGCTTTTGGTTTTACTGATAAGTTTTATTGTTTTATTGATTATAGATGAAAGAATCAATTATCCAGATAACCCAATAAGCTTACTTATCCTCTTATTCTTTTGGGTGGGTTTAGCACATATTTTATTTCCAAAATTTGTTGAAAAACACGGTAAGATCATTATTGGTTATTATGTATTTATACTCACCATCTTTAGTTATTTTAGATTCTTTCAGCATGAAACGGAATTGTATTCTACATTAAAACACGATTTATTTATTCCTTTGTTAATACTCCCCTTACCTGTTCTTATTGGTTTATGGATATATGAACAATACAAATGGATAAAAAGCTTACAAAATGAAAAATCGAAAGCTGAATTGGCTTTACTAAAAGCTCAGGTAAATCCGCATTTCTTTTTCAATACGCTTAATAATTTGTATTCGTTAACGGTTCAAAATTCTGATCAAGCTCCTGGGGTTATTTTAAAACTTTCTGACATGATGCGCTATACTATTTATGAAGGAAAGAAAGAATTGGTTTCTTTAAAAGAAGAAGTAGCTTACCTACAAAACTATATTGATTTGCATAAAATAAGACATCATAAAAATGTGGTTATCAACTTTACACATACCATAGAAAGTGATGTAAAAGTGGCTCCTTTGTTGTTTATTATTTTGTTGGAAAATGCTTTTAAACATGGTGTAGAAACTTTAACAGAAGATGCTTATATCCATATCGATCTTCAAAGTAAAGACCAAAAAGTACTATTTAGTATTGAGAATAACTTTGATGATACTGACCATAATACTGTAAAAGGTATTGGTTTAGAAAACCTAAAGCATCGATTGGATTTATTATATCCGAACAAGCACCAGTTAACCATTCATAAAACAAATACTACTTTTAAGGGAGTATTACAATTAAACTAA
- a CDS encoding ABC transporter ATP-binding protein, which produces MNTLKIQDISKEYPNGVKALNQVALTITNGLFGLLGPNGAGKSSLMRTIATLQEPTSGSIFFNEVDIVQNPQFLRSQLGYLPQEFGVYPKISAQDLLNHLAVLKGITNTSARKEQVTALLQQTNLYQHRKKSVHTFSGGMRQRFGIAQALLGNPQLIIVDEPTAGLDPEERNRFLNLLSEIGENVIVILSTHIVEDVRDLCQNMAILQQGKIITQGNPMELTYGLEGKTWIKTIAKEELSVYQERFHVLSTRLVSGKTQIQVYSETPLNGEFKPYTPDLESVYFKKLQQVSS; this is translated from the coding sequence ATGAACACTTTAAAAATTCAAGATATCAGCAAAGAATATCCCAATGGGGTAAAGGCATTAAACCAAGTAGCTTTAACAATTACCAACGGATTGTTCGGATTACTAGGACCGAATGGCGCAGGAAAATCATCTTTAATGCGAACCATTGCTACCTTACAAGAACCTACTTCAGGAAGCATATTTTTTAATGAGGTAGACATTGTTCAAAACCCGCAGTTTTTGAGAAGTCAATTGGGTTATTTACCACAAGAATTTGGAGTGTATCCGAAAATAAGTGCTCAAGACTTATTGAATCATTTGGCGGTTTTAAAAGGAATCACGAATACTTCAGCAAGAAAAGAGCAGGTAACTGCTTTGTTACAACAAACCAACCTGTATCAACATAGAAAAAAGTCGGTGCATACCTTTTCTGGAGGAATGCGACAACGTTTTGGTATTGCACAAGCATTGTTAGGAAATCCACAGTTGATTATTGTTGATGAGCCTACAGCCGGATTAGACCCTGAAGAACGCAATCGATTTTTAAACCTATTGAGCGAAATAGGAGAGAACGTAATTGTCATTCTATCCACTCATATTGTAGAAGATGTCCGTGATTTATGTCAAAACATGGCCATACTTCAGCAAGGAAAAATAATAACGCAAGGAAACCCAATGGAACTTACCTATGGTTTAGAAGGGAAAACATGGATTAAAACCATTGCGAAAGAAGAACTATCGGTGTACCAAGAAAGATTTCATGTACTTAGTACTCGATTGGTCTCAGGAAAAACACAAATTCAAGTCTATTCAGAAACACCTTTAAATGGTGAATTCAAACCGTATACGCCCGATTTAGAAAGTGTGTACTTCAAAAAATTACAACAAGTTTCCTCTTAA
- a CDS encoding response regulator, protein MFKKVLVAEDMDDINKGVYTMLQEIGVGEIDQVQYCDDAYLKIQRAIIDKNPYDLLITDLSFKKDHRPQEYTSGKELVQALEEKEIAISVIVYSVEDSLQKVRTLLQNSKVKGYICKGRNGLKDLNKAIHKVLQNDTPFLSYQVEKAMKRPSSNEIKQYDIRLMEKLSEGLSQPEISRYFTNNGITPGSLSSVEKRIIKLKDILRANNTAHLVAKAKDSGFI, encoded by the coding sequence ATGTTTAAAAAAGTGTTAGTAGCAGAAGATATGGATGATATTAACAAAGGAGTCTATACAATGCTACAAGAAATTGGAGTTGGAGAAATTGATCAAGTACAATATTGTGACGATGCTTACCTAAAAATTCAACGAGCCATTATTGATAAAAATCCTTATGATTTATTAATTACGGACTTGTCTTTTAAAAAAGATCATAGGCCCCAAGAATATACTTCAGGTAAAGAATTGGTGCAAGCATTAGAAGAAAAAGAAATTGCTATTTCTGTGATTGTGTACTCTGTTGAAGACAGTTTGCAAAAAGTAAGAACTTTACTTCAAAATTCTAAAGTTAAAGGGTATATATGTAAAGGAAGAAATGGGTTAAAGGATTTAAATAAAGCTATCCATAAGGTTCTTCAAAATGATACTCCATTTTTATCTTACCAAGTTGAAAAGGCAATGAAACGCCCTTCAAGCAATGAAATCAAGCAATATGATATTCGGTTAATGGAAAAACTATCTGAAGGATTATCACAGCCTGAAATTAGTCGATATTTCACTAATAATGGTATTACGCCTGGGAGTTTGAGTTCAGTGGAGAAAAGAATTATAAAATTAAAAGACATCTTAAGAGCCAACAATACGGCACATTTAGTTGCTAAAGCCAAAGATTCTGGGTTTATTTAA
- a CDS encoding 5-methylcytosine restriction system specificity protein McrC, translated as MIILSEHTGYSLKKPLLLEEKEKLLLDKKNYQRFFNQNKEDNLLCYSIKYDQNKDDYQFNSSFRIGVDWVIPNSVSIQVIPKLNTDEIEIDFLSMLFEALKETENLQHLEGLCEIDFNAPRITIAQQQDVLTPLLVIQFLSILQSIVKKGLKKSYYKVTKSLNGTVKGKINIAHTVKQHHSRKQLHFVNCTYEEFGLNTTKNKVLKKALLFSQQLLDNFPFLKNKYVHLINYLLVPFESVSNEVTVNDIKYRRSNRFYKEYDTALNLAVQILKNNDYNITKTSKKTNEIFPFWLDMSKLFELYIFKKLKDEFKTKGEVSYHKKYHRLEPDFILKSKDNAYKLVIDAKYKPRYEKHNILHKDAAQVSGYTRLKNIRKELGYSENEIVKALIIFTSNDSNHNDINKFKILEYEDKRYEKLFKYSVKLPIIVEK; from the coding sequence ATGATTATTCTTAGTGAACATACTGGTTACTCTTTAAAAAAACCTTTGCTGTTAGAAGAAAAGGAGAAACTTCTATTGGATAAAAAGAATTATCAACGCTTTTTTAATCAAAACAAAGAAGACAATCTACTTTGTTATTCCATCAAATATGATCAAAACAAGGATGATTATCAATTTAATTCTTCCTTTAGAATAGGTGTAGATTGGGTTATTCCCAATAGTGTTAGTATTCAAGTAATACCTAAGCTAAATACTGATGAAATTGAGATAGACTTCCTTTCTATGTTATTTGAGGCATTAAAAGAAACTGAAAATTTACAGCACCTAGAAGGTCTATGTGAAATTGATTTTAATGCTCCAAGGATTACTATTGCACAGCAACAAGATGTTTTAACACCTCTTTTAGTTATCCAATTCCTCAGTATACTACAAAGTATTGTTAAAAAGGGATTGAAGAAATCATATTATAAGGTCACTAAAAGCTTAAACGGTACTGTAAAAGGTAAAATTAACATTGCACATACGGTTAAACAACATCACAGTAGAAAACAATTACACTTTGTAAACTGTACATATGAAGAATTTGGATTAAATACTACCAAAAATAAAGTTCTCAAGAAAGCACTTTTGTTCTCGCAACAATTGTTAGACAACTTTCCTTTTCTTAAAAACAAATATGTACATCTAATCAATTACCTTTTGGTTCCTTTTGAAAGTGTATCAAATGAAGTAACTGTTAATGACATAAAATATCGTCGTAGTAATCGTTTTTACAAAGAATATGACACCGCATTAAATTTAGCAGTACAAATACTTAAAAACAACGATTATAACATCACTAAAACTTCAAAAAAAACAAATGAGATCTTTCCTTTTTGGTTAGACATGTCAAAATTATTTGAGTTGTACATTTTTAAAAAATTGAAGGATGAATTTAAAACCAAGGGAGAGGTTTCATATCATAAAAAATATCATCGATTAGAACCTGACTTTATTTTAAAATCAAAAGACAACGCTTATAAATTAGTTATTGATGCAAAGTATAAGCCTAGATATGAAAAACATAACATATTACATAAAGACGCAGCTCAAGTAAGTGGATATACAAGACTAAAAAATATCCGAAAAGAACTGGGTTATTCAGAAAACGAAATTGTTAAAGCTCTAATTATTTTTACAAGTAATGATTCTAATCATAATGACATAAATAAATTTAAAATACTAGAATACGAAGACAAACGCTATGAAAAGCTTTTTAAATATTCTGTAAAGCTTCCCATAATAGTAGAAAAGTAA